In the Acidimicrobiia bacterium genome, one interval contains:
- a CDS encoding acyl-CoA dehydrogenase, producing the protein MDFYFDPEIRELKNRVRAFVEESVIPAETEVLEAALRGVEEEENTTARIVDRLRAEAKKRGLYLPHMPKEYGGQGMGFIGMCALFEEAGRSPIGPLALHCAAPDEGNMHLLLHWGTEDQKQRYLLPLVEGRVRSCFAMTEPAPGAGADPTMMQTIAVQDGDDWVIQGRKWFTTGAYGASFAIVAAVTDPSAPPHDRTSLFLVDSDNPGFVVKRKIPVVGSVGQGGHCEVDLEECRVPRAAMLGERGKGFALMQFRLGPARLTHCMRWIGAAQRCYEIAARRAVEREAFGHPIGDFQAVQWMLADSWIDLHAARLMTIHAAWRLSQGDQARRETSMCKVYVAEAVGRVIDRAVQILGGLGITRYTPVGAFYADVRAFRIYDGPSEVHRMSIARSLLEEARATRSIAGGTR; encoded by the coding sequence ATGGACTTTTATTTTGACCCCGAGATTCGAGAGCTAAAGAACCGTGTTCGCGCGTTCGTGGAGGAGTCGGTCATTCCAGCTGAAACTGAAGTGTTAGAGGCAGCGCTACGAGGCGTGGAGGAGGAGGAAAATACGACGGCTCGAATTGTTGATCGATTGCGAGCAGAAGCCAAAAAAAGAGGTCTGTACCTTCCTCATATGCCGAAAGAGTACGGCGGCCAAGGTATGGGATTTATCGGAATGTGCGCCCTTTTCGAGGAGGCAGGGCGGAGTCCCATTGGGCCACTCGCCCTCCACTGTGCTGCACCAGACGAGGGAAACATGCACCTCCTTCTTCACTGGGGGACTGAAGACCAGAAGCAACGCTACCTTCTTCCGTTGGTCGAGGGACGAGTGAGATCTTGCTTTGCGATGACCGAGCCTGCGCCGGGAGCGGGCGCCGATCCGACAATGATGCAAACGATAGCGGTGCAAGACGGCGACGATTGGGTAATTCAAGGGAGGAAGTGGTTTACCACGGGAGCTTATGGAGCGTCGTTTGCGATTGTTGCTGCCGTGACCGATCCAAGTGCTCCACCGCATGACCGCACTAGTCTGTTTTTAGTCGACTCAGACAACCCTGGCTTTGTAGTCAAGCGCAAGATTCCTGTGGTGGGCTCGGTAGGTCAGGGGGGCCACTGCGAAGTCGACCTCGAGGAGTGCCGCGTTCCCCGAGCTGCAATGTTGGGCGAGCGAGGCAAGGGATTTGCCCTCATGCAGTTCAGACTCGGCCCGGCACGGCTCACACACTGCATGAGGTGGATCGGCGCAGCGCAACGTTGCTACGAGATTGCCGCACGGAGGGCAGTAGAACGCGAAGCATTCGGCCATCCCATTGGTGATTTTCAGGCCGTGCAGTGGATGCTCGCAGACTCCTGGATTGATTTGCACGCAGCCCGACTTATGACCATCCATGCTGCGTGGCGATTGTCACAGGGGGATCAGGCTCGAAGGGAGACCTCTATGTGCAAGGTGTACGTCGCTGAGGCAGTTGGAAGGGTGATCGATAGAGCAGTTCAAATTCTCGGAGGTTTAGGGATAACAAGGTATACACCGGTTGGAGCGTTCTACGCCGACGTGCGTGCGTTTCGAATTTACGACGGACCTTCAGAGGTTCACAGAATGTCGATTGCCCGGTCGTTGCTAGAGGAGGCACGGGCTACTCGCAGCATAGCTGGAGGCACGCGTTAG
- a CDS encoding FAD-binding oxidoreductase: MKSAKRKSFWGWGWEDFALNDDQAGNIAAAAYARMQKRSGGEKPAILPIPRLEDIRLRPPRISPPENLAHLFTADLYQRASHTYGKSFRDVLRALVGNFEHAPDYVAIPRKDAYEKDLFAILEWCSQARVAAIPYGGGSSVVGGVEPLVSEDYAGTVSIDLRLLSGVDEIDHKSRAACIRAGSLGPDIEDRLRPHGLTLRHFPQSFEFSTLGGWIATRSGGHYATLYTHIDEFVEALEVLTPRGLVVTRRLPGSGAGPSPDRMFIGSEGTLGIVTKAWMRLQRRPTFRAAADVRFNDFGQGVEAVRVISQSGLYPSNCRLLDPLEALLGGGDGKVSILVLAFESADHPVEGLLHRAIEIAKEHGGKCPHEAVRIQRPGDESSAATGGAAGSWRTAFLRAPYGRDALVRAGFVTETFETAVTWQSFWQMHEAIMAAVQATIDEVCGDGWIACRFTHVYPDGPAPYYTVVATGHVDPMSRLSQWKEIKEAASEAILSFGGTISHHHAVGRDHRRWYEIQSPLLYREALRAAKAALDPSGILNPGALIDPLPSSA; the protein is encoded by the coding sequence ATGAAGTCTGCGAAACGGAAGAGCTTTTGGGGATGGGGGTGGGAGGATTTTGCGCTCAACGACGATCAAGCGGGAAACATTGCCGCGGCTGCCTACGCGCGGATGCAAAAACGAAGCGGTGGCGAGAAGCCAGCCATCCTCCCGATCCCTAGACTCGAGGATATACGGCTACGTCCGCCTAGAATATCCCCACCCGAAAATCTTGCCCACCTCTTCACCGCCGATTTATACCAGCGAGCGTCTCACACATACGGGAAGTCCTTCAGGGATGTACTGAGGGCACTAGTAGGCAACTTTGAGCACGCCCCCGATTACGTCGCCATACCACGTAAAGATGCGTATGAAAAAGACCTCTTTGCAATCCTCGAGTGGTGTTCGCAAGCCCGTGTTGCGGCGATCCCATATGGGGGAGGCTCATCGGTAGTCGGCGGAGTTGAGCCTCTTGTATCGGAAGATTACGCTGGCACTGTCTCGATCGACTTGCGACTGCTTTCCGGGGTCGATGAGATCGACCACAAATCACGTGCGGCCTGCATACGAGCTGGGTCGCTGGGACCGGATATCGAGGATCGGCTAAGACCTCATGGACTCACCCTCCGACACTTCCCCCAGTCTTTTGAGTTTTCCACCCTAGGAGGGTGGATCGCGACTCGATCGGGAGGACACTACGCCACCCTTTACACTCACATCGACGAATTCGTAGAGGCCCTCGAAGTACTCACACCTCGTGGACTCGTAGTAACCCGAAGGCTACCCGGATCCGGAGCCGGGCCTAGCCCAGACCGCATGTTCATCGGGTCTGAGGGAACACTGGGGATAGTCACAAAAGCGTGGATGCGACTGCAAAGGCGCCCGACGTTCAGAGCTGCGGCAGACGTACGATTCAACGACTTCGGTCAGGGGGTGGAGGCAGTCCGTGTGATCTCTCAGTCGGGTTTGTATCCCTCGAACTGCCGGCTTTTAGATCCACTTGAAGCACTTCTTGGGGGCGGTGACGGAAAAGTATCGATTCTCGTGCTCGCGTTCGAGTCCGCTGATCATCCAGTGGAAGGACTCTTGCACCGCGCTATCGAGATCGCAAAAGAACACGGAGGCAAGTGTCCGCACGAAGCCGTCCGCATCCAACGTCCCGGCGACGAGTCGTCCGCAGCTACTGGTGGGGCCGCAGGCAGCTGGAGGACAGCCTTTTTACGAGCGCCCTACGGCCGAGACGCGCTCGTCCGCGCTGGATTTGTTACGGAAACATTCGAAACAGCTGTCACCTGGCAGAGCTTCTGGCAGATGCACGAGGCAATTATGGCGGCGGTGCAGGCTACAATCGATGAGGTCTGCGGGGATGGATGGATCGCTTGTCGATTTACTCATGTCTACCCAGATGGCCCAGCCCCCTACTACACAGTGGTTGCTACCGGACACGTGGACCCAATGTCACGCCTGTCTCAGTGGAAAGAGATAAAAGAGGCGGCCTCCGAGGCAATCCTCTCATTTGGAGGAACAATTTCGCACCATCACGCCGTCGGGCGCGACCACAGACGCTGGTACGAGATCCAGTCGCCGCTCCTGTATCGAGAGGCGCTTCGGGCTGCCAAAGCAGCTCTGGACCCCTCTGGCATCCTTAATCCAGGCGCACTAATAGATCCTTTGCCTTCTTCTGCGTAG